From the Paenibacillus sp. R14(2021) genome, the window ACTTCGAATTCTTGACTGAAGGCGGCGTATTCACCAAAGACTTCATCGACAACTACGTACAATTCAAGCGTGGAGAAGCTAAAGCTGTTGCAATCCGTGTTCATCCACACGAGTACAGCCTATACTTCGACTGCTAATTCGAACTTATCCATGCAAAACATTAACGAGCTGTCTTCGGAGAGCTCGTTTTTATTTTGTGTAAAATCCGAATATTATTCAAGTAAAGTTTCAATTTTGTTCGACTTTTTTCACTTGATGCATGGCGTTAAAATTGCTATCATACTCATAAGCAAATTCAAGAGTGGAGTGAGAGTCAGTGACGAATCGTGCGTTTAATTTTAATGCCGGACCGGCAGCGCTGCCGCTGGAAGTGCTTCAGCAGGCACAACAGGAATTTATTGATTACGCGGGTGCAGGCATGTCGATTATGGAGATGTCGCACCGCAGCAGTATATTTGAAGAAGTAAACGACGGCGCGCAATCTCTTCTCCGTGAGCTGTTCGACATTCCGGGCAGCTACAAAATTTTGTTTCTCCAAGGCGGAGCGAGCACGCAGTTTGCCATGATTCCGATGAATCTGTTGACGCCGGGCAAAGTGGCATCCTTCGTTCATACCGGCAGCTGGGCCGAGAAGGCATACAAAGAAGCGAAGCTGTTTGGCGAAACGGCGATCGCCGCGACCTCCGAGGCGCATAAATTCAACCGCATTCCGTCGCTAAGCGACATTCAAATTCCGGCAAATGCAGCCTACCTGCATATTACGTCGAATGAGACGATCGAGGGAACGCAGTTCCAAGCATTCCCGAAGACGGGCAATGTGACGCTAATCGGCGACATGTCGAGCGATATCCTCAGCCGTCCGGTCGACGTCAGCCAATTCGGCCTGATTTATGCCGGTGCGCAGAAGAACCTAGGACCATCCGGCGTAACGATCGTTATTGCGCGTGAGGATCTCGTTTCTGACAGCCCGAAGACGATTCCGACCATGCTTCGCTATGATACGCATGTGAAGAACAATTCCTTGTATAATACGCCTCCTTCCTTCGCGGTCTATCTGGTTGGCCTCATGCTGAAATGGGTGCAGGCGAAGGGCGGCGTCGCAGCGATAGAGCAATACAACCGCGACAAAACCAAACTGATCTACGATACGATTGATCAAAGCGGCGGCTTCTACCGCGGCTTCGCTGATGCAGACAGCCGTTCCTTGATGAACATTACATTCCGTTTGGGATCGGAGGAGCTGGAGAAGCAATTCGTGAAGGAATCTGAGCTGCAGGGGTTTGTCGGCTTGAAGGGCCATCGCAGCGTAGGCGGTTTGCGCGCTTCGACTTATAACGCGGTACCGTTAGAAAGCTGTAAGGCACTTGCTGAATTTATGGCAGATTTCCAGAAGCGGAACGGCTAAATCAAGCCGGTTTCTCAGCTGAAACTTTCATCCTCGCGTAAAATAGAAGACCGCCGTCCTCTGATCTTCCAGAGGACGGCGGTCTTCTGTGTGAAGCATTAAGCAAGCGAGGAATCTGCCGTGCTTGCGCTGCTACCGGGACCGGACAGTTTATAGCCTACATTCCGGACGGTCATAATATATTCCGGCGTGCGAGCATTTTTTTCGATTTTGTCGCGCAAATGGCTGATGTGCACATCGACGATGCGCGTATCGCCGAGGAAGTGGTAGTCCCACACGCCATGCAGCAGCTGCTGGCGGCTCAGCACTTTACCGCGATGGCGGCAAAGGAAGAGTAAGAGCTCAAATTCCTTAGGCGTCAGCTCAACCGGTTTACCGTCAATCTGGACTTCACGCTGCTCGGCCAGAACCGACAAGCGTCCGACTTCATGAACGACGGCTTCCCGTGCGCCTGG encodes:
- the serC gene encoding 3-phosphoserine/phosphohydroxythreonine transaminase — encoded protein: MTNRAFNFNAGPAALPLEVLQQAQQEFIDYAGAGMSIMEMSHRSSIFEEVNDGAQSLLRELFDIPGSYKILFLQGGASTQFAMIPMNLLTPGKVASFVHTGSWAEKAYKEAKLFGETAIAATSEAHKFNRIPSLSDIQIPANAAYLHITSNETIEGTQFQAFPKTGNVTLIGDMSSDILSRPVDVSQFGLIYAGAQKNLGPSGVTIVIAREDLVSDSPKTIPTMLRYDTHVKNNSLYNTPPSFAVYLVGLMLKWVQAKGGVAAIEQYNRDKTKLIYDTIDQSGGFYRGFADADSRSLMNITFRLGSEELEKQFVKESELQGFVGLKGHRSVGGLRASTYNAVPLESCKALAEFMADFQKRNG